Sequence from the Exiguobacterium aurantiacum genome:
GCAGAAGTAGCAACCGAGCGCCGTCATTTCTGCTTTCACTTCTTCATATACTTCTTGGTCGACGATGATCGCTTGTTCAGATGCACAGATCATGCCGTTATCAAACGTTTTCGACAAGATGACATCCGAGATGGCACGTTTCACTTTTGCTGTCTTGTCGATGTAGGCTGGAACGTTACCAGGACCGACGCCGAGTGCCGGTTTACCAGTCGAGTACGCTGATTTGACCATCGCCGCACCGCCTGTTGCGAGGACCATGGCGACTCCTGGGTGGTTCATAAGTGCTTTCGTCGCGTCGAGTGACGGTTTTTCAACCCATTGGATCAAATGTTCCGGTGCACCGGCTTCGATGGCTGCGTCACGGAGGATGCGTGCTGCTTCACTTGAACACTGTTGTGCCGACGGGTGGAAACCGAAGATGATCGGGTTACGTGTTTTGATGGCGATGATTGCTTTGAACATGGTTGTTGATGTCGGGTTCGTGACCGGTGTGACCCCGGCGACGACACCGACTGGTTCAGCGATGTACGTGATGCCGTTTTGCTCATCGTCTTCGATGACGCCGACCGTCTTCTCACCACGGAGCGAGTTATAAATATATTCTGTCGCAAAGATGTTTTTGATCATCTTATCTTCAAACACACCGCGACCAGTTTCTTCATATGCATGTTTAGCGAGTGCGACGTGTTGTTCGAGACCAGCGAGTGCCATCGCTTGAACGATCGCATCGATTTTCTCTTGATCAAACGTCATTAACGTGTCGAGCGCTGTATGTGCTCGTGTGACGAGCGTGTCGACCATCTGTTCTGCTGATGTTTCCACTACTGCTTTCTCTTTAACTGCCATGTTAGGTTCCTCCTCATGAATGAGAGCTTATACTGCTGACTTGATGGAGAGCACGGGGCGATCAGTGGTTTGATAAGAGTTTGTGCTTTCCTTCACATTCATAGAATACAACGTTTTCGGCAATTTGTGCGTGACAACAATGTGAACTCTTTCACAATATTTTTTTTAAGAATGAGGATAGGTCTTGCTTTTTGAGAGGACGCTCAGTAAAATCGTATGCGTTTTCATGAAAAGATGACGTCTAACAAATGTAAACGCTTACATATAATATGACGCTTGTTTGTCCGATGTGCTGTGTGATTTGTCACGTGTCAAGGATTGGTCGTCCACCCCGCCCTCGGTCGTGTATAATGAAGAAAGAACCTAATTAGGAAGTGACATGACTATGCCGAGACAAGACGCAGCCGATCAGTTCGTGAAACTGATCCCATTAATCCGTAGGAAGTTGTTACGCCGTTCCGACCTCCCGCAAATCCCAAACTTGAACTTTTCCCACTTTCATCTGCTCATGCTGATTGAAGATGAAGGCGCCGTGACGAATGGACACATCAGCGAGACGTTATCGATCGCACCGCCGAACGTGACGCCGCTCATCACGAAGCTCGTCGACGAGGGCTACATCACCCGCGTCCCGGACGAGCGTGACCGCCGCGTCATCTGGAATCAGTTGACCGACAAAGGTGAGCTCGTGCTTCGCGAGCGTCGTGACTCGTTTCGACGCTTGTTCGAGGACCGCCTCGCTTTTTTAGACGAGGAAGAGACAGATCGATTGATTGACAGCTTGAAGACGTTGACGGAGATCGTCGAGAAGATGGATAAGAGCGAGGGATGATTTTTGCTCGTCAATATCCACGTCTTCTTATATAATCGAGGATGAATCAATCGAACAATGGAAAGAGAGATGACATGTAATGGGTCGTAAATGGAACAACATTAAAGAGAAAAAAGCGTCAAAAGACGCCAATACGAGTCGCATCTATGCGAAGTTCGGCCGTGAAATCTACGTAGCCGCCCGCCAAGGGGAACCAGATCCAGAATCAAACCAAGCGCTCAAGTTCGTCGTCGAACGGGCGAAGACGTACAACGTCCCTCGCGCCATCATCGACCGCGCCATCGACAAGGCGAAAGGCGGCGACGAAGAGAACTTCGATGAACTCCGCTATGAAGGGTTCGGACCGAACGGCTCGATGCTCATCGTCGACACGCTCACGAACAACGTCAACCGGACGGCGTCTGAAGTCCGCGCCGCTTTCGGCAAAAACGGCGGCAACATGGGTGTCAGCGGATCGGTCGCCTACATGTTTGACGCGACGGCCGTCATCGGTGTCAGCGGCATGAGCGCCGACGACGTACTTGAACTCATGATGGAGCATGACCTCGACGTTCGTGACGTTATCGAAGAAGATGAAACGATCATCGTCTATGCGGAGCCAGAAGCGTTCCACGCCGTCCAGACCGCGTTCCAAGCGGCGGGCATCGAGACGTTCGAAGTCGCCGAGTTGACGATGTTGCCACAAAACGAGATCGCCCTCGACGACGAATCGAAGGAACAGTTTGAAAAACTGCTCGACGTCCTCGAAGATCTCGAAGACGTGCGCCAGGTGTACCATAACGTTGAATGATCATGAACGAGCGATAACTTTTCGGAGTTATCGCTTTTTTTGAACAATCGATTTGACAACCCGAAACACGTATGTTAAATTTCAAAAGTCTTTATCATATTAAAGTGATAACAAGAGAAAGAGTTTTGAAAGAAAGGTGTTGGAATTGATGAATGCTGTCTTATTAGCTGTTATCGTATTATTCGCGCTCGCGATCAGTCGAGTGCACATCGTCTTGTCGCTCATCCTCGCCGCAATCGTCGGTGGTCTCGTCGGAGGTCTCGGGTTCAACGACACGTTGACCGCCTTCAGTGACGGTCTTGGCGGAGGGGCTACCATCGCCCTCAGTTACGCGTTGCTCGGTGCGTTTGCCGTCGGTCTATCAAAAACGGGACTCCCGGATGTCCTGGCTGAAAAATTGATCGGCATGTCAGGTCGCGACGTCACCGGTAAGAGCGTGGCGCGCGTCAAGGCGCTATTGCTATCGTTCCTCTTATTACTAGCCATCAGTTCGCAGAACGCTTTACCGATTCACATCGCGTTCATCCCGATCGTCATCCCGCCGCTCCTCGTGCTGTTTAACGAGTTGAAGCTCGACCGCCGGCTCGTGGCGACAATCCTCACGTTCGGTCTCGTCACGCCGTATATGTTACTTCCGGTCGGATTCGGCGGCATTTACTTGAATGAGATTTTGCTGCCGAACGTGGAAACGAACGGCATGGCCGTCGGTGATGTCAATATTGTCAGCATCATGGCCATCCCGGCGCTCGGGATGCTCGTCGGTCTCATCACTGCCTTCTTCCACTACCGGAAGCCGCGGACGTACGATACGATTCAACTCGGTCCTACCGACTATGAAATTCGGACGTTGAGCCCGCTCAAGATTTGGCTCACCGCCGCCGTCGTCCTCGTCGTGCTCATCGTTCAACTTCAGACCGAATCGATGATCGCCTCGGCCGTCTCAGGACTCATACTGTTGACGTTGCTTCGCCTCATCCCTTGGTCAGAGGCGGACGACATCTTCACGAGCGGCATGCGCATGATGGCTTTCATCGGCTTCGTCATGATCGCAGCGAGCGGTTTTGCCGCCGTCATCCGCGCGACCGGTGCCATCGATCCGCTCGTCAGTGGTGCAAGCGGCATCATGGGCGACTCACAATTTGTCGCCGCGCTCGTCATGCTCCTCGTCGGACTCGTGATCACGCTAGGAATCGGTTCGAGTTTCTCGACGATTCCAATCATCGCGGCCATCTTCGTCCCGCTTTGCATCCAATACGGTTTCTCTGTCGAGGCGACAATCGCCATCATCGGTACGGCCGGGGCACTCGGTGACGCCGGTAGCCCGGCGAGTGACTCGACGCTCGGACCAACGAGCGGCTTGAACGCCGACGGTCAACACGACCACTTGCGTGAGACGGTATGGCCGACGTTCCTCCACTACAACATCCCGCTCATCGTCTTCGGCTTGATTGCCGCCATGGTGTTGTAATCACTTCCGATTGCGCCGCGCATAAATCGTGCCGAGCAAGACGAGCACGAGTAAAAACCAAATCCCGGTATACATGAGGATTTCTATAATCATCTCTGACTCCTCCTAAATGTCCATGTAAAAAGGAGCGACGAATTCGTCGCTCCTTTTTATGATGAAGTTTTTAGCTGTTGTTGACAAGTGTTCAAGTATCCGTCGACGGTATCCGCGACTTCGCGACCTTCTCGGATTGCCCAAACAATCAAACTTTGTCCCCGTCGCGCATCCCCTGCGACAAACACACCCTCGACGTTCGACGTATAGTCATGGTTCGCCTCGATGCCGACCTTACGGAGCTCTCGCTCTGGTCGTTCGAACCCGATGGCGACAAGCACGAGATCGGCCGGATACGTCTCGACCGAACCGTCGACGACGAAGAACGTCGCCTGTCCGTCCGGTTTGACGATTTTCTCCATCCGTTCCGTCTCAATACCGACGATACGATCCCCTTCTTTGATGACTCGGTTCGAGCGAATCAAATACGTGCGCGGGTCACGGTCGAAGTGTTCGATCGCTTCCGCATAGGCGTAATCGGTCGATAACGTGTCCGGTTGGAGCGGCCATGGCTTCTCCGGTGCCCGGAACATACCTTTCTCCGGGTGTTTCCCGAACTGCGTCACTGACTTGGCGCCTTGACGGATCGCCGTCGCTACGCAGTCCGCGCCCGTGTCCCCGCCACCGATGACGATGACGTCTTTTCCGTTCGCGTCATATCGGGCGTCGAGCGATTTCCCGCCGAGCGTACGCGTCGCTTCGGTCAAATAATCCATCGCCGGCTCGACGCCTGTGGCATCATCCCCATCGATGCCAAGCGTCCGTTGTTTCTGTGCGCCCGTCGCAAGAATGACGGCATCGTACGTGTGACGGAGTGACTCAATCGTCACGTCGGTTCCGACGTTGAAGCCCGTCTTGAAGCGAATCCCCTCCGCCTCGAGCAGACGTACACGACGCCGGACGACGTCTTTCTCGAGCTTCATGTTCGGGATGCCATAGAACAACAGCCCGCCCGCCTCGTCCGCTTTCTCATAAATCGTGACCGCATGGCCGAGCTGGTTCAATTGATCGGCCGCCGCGAGTCCGGCCGGCCCGCTGCCAATGATGGCGACACGATGTCCGGTCCGTTTCTTGACGTGACGCGGCTTGACCCAACCTTCCTCGAACGCCCGATCGATGATCGTCCGTTCGATCGATTTGATGGCGACCGGATCCTCACTGATGCCGAGCGTACACGACCCTTCACACGGGGCCGGACAGACACGTCCCGTAAACTCCGGGAAATTGTTCGTCTCCATCAATCGTTCGTAAGCACGATACCAATCTTGGTCCGAGACGAGCTTGTTCCACTCGGGAATCAAGTTATGAATCGGACAGCCGATCGTCTCTTGGCCGATCATGTCCCCGACGTGACAGAACGGGGTGCCGCAATCCATGCAGCGCTCGGCTTGTTTGACGATTGGTTCGTCTTCCATCCGAGACGCGTATTCATTGTAATCATGAATCCGTTCAAGGACAGAGCGTTCAGGTAATGTCTGTCGTGGGATATCGATAAATTTATGTCTCATACTCCCCCTCCTTCAGTCACGACACGGAATAGTTCGAGGGCGCGGTCGGCGTCACTCAATTCCGGACGCGTCGCCTCGATGTGACGCATGACGTCAAGCACGTTCGCATAGTCACGCGGTACGATTTTGACGAAGCGTTTGCGTTCTTGGTCGAACGCCTCGAGCACGGCTCTCGCTTTGACACTGTCCGTATGGAACTGGTGCATCTCGAGTAGCGCGTAAATCTGTTCGGCATCCTCGTCGGTCAACTCACGGTCGACCGAGACGAGCTCTTCGTTGACGAGTTGTTCGTACGCTTGGTCCCCGTACAGATAGGCGACCCCGCCCGACATCCCGGCCCCAAAGTTGCGTCCGACACCCCCAAGGACAACGACCGTGCCACCGGTCATATACTCACAGCCATGGTCGCCGACGCCTTCAGTCACGGCGACGGCACCGGAGTTCCGGACGGCAAACCGTTCTCCAACATGACCGTTGAAGAATGCCATCCCCGACGTCGCGCCATACAGACAGACGTTCCCAGCGATGACTTGTTCGCTCTCTTCAAACGGGGCATGTTTCTCGGCGATGACGGCGAGCTTTCCGCCGCTCAAACCTTTCCCGACGTAATCATTCGCGTCGCCGATGACCGAGATCGTGATCCCGTTCGGCAGGAACGCCCCTAAGCTTTGGCCGGCCGATCCGCTGAGGCGAAGTGAAATCGTATCCTCGGCGAGACCGACGTTGCCATGCACTTTCGTCACTTCATGCCCGAGCATCGTCCCGACGGCGCGGTCCGTGTTGCGGACGCGGCCGACGAAGAACGTCGGTTGAAGCGACTTGATCGAGCGTGATACGGCCGGGATCAGTTTGCGATGGTCGTACGACTGATAGGCCGGATGCGGCAGTTCCTCTTTTTCCGGCAACGCCGTCGGAATCGATAGCATCGGTGCCAAATCAAGTGTTCTCGCTTTCGGATGTTCTTGTTTCCAGACGCTTTCCTCTAACAAATCGGTCCGGCCGATGACGTCACGGAGCGATTTCGCGCCGAGCGAGGCTAAAATCTCCCGCACGTCTTCGGCGAGGAACGTCATCAAGTTGACGACGTGTTCGGGTTTGCCCATGAA
This genomic interval carries:
- a CDS encoding MarR family winged helix-turn-helix transcriptional regulator — encoded protein: MPRQDAADQFVKLIPLIRRKLLRRSDLPQIPNLNFSHFHLLMLIEDEGAVTNGHISETLSIAPPNVTPLITKLVDEGYITRVPDERDRRVIWNQLTDKGELVLRERRDSFRRLFEDRLAFLDEEETDRLIDSLKTLTEIVEKMDKSEG
- a CDS encoding YebC/PmpR family DNA-binding transcriptional regulator, which encodes MGRKWNNIKEKKASKDANTSRIYAKFGREIYVAARQGEPDPESNQALKFVVERAKTYNVPRAIIDRAIDKAKGGDEENFDELRYEGFGPNGSMLIVDTLTNNVNRTASEVRAAFGKNGGNMGVSGSVAYMFDATAVIGVSGMSADDVLELMMEHDLDVRDVIEEDETIIVYAEPEAFHAVQTAFQAAGIETFEVAELTMLPQNEIALDDESKEQFEKLLDVLEDLEDVRQVYHNVE
- a CDS encoding Na+/H+ antiporter family protein translates to MNAVLLAVIVLFALAISRVHIVLSLILAAIVGGLVGGLGFNDTLTAFSDGLGGGATIALSYALLGAFAVGLSKTGLPDVLAEKLIGMSGRDVTGKSVARVKALLLSFLLLLAISSQNALPIHIAFIPIVIPPLLVLFNELKLDRRLVATILTFGLVTPYMLLPVGFGGIYLNEILLPNVETNGMAVGDVNIVSIMAIPALGMLVGLITAFFHYRKPRTYDTIQLGPTDYEIRTLSPLKIWLTAAVVLVVLIVQLQTESMIASAVSGLILLTLLRLIPWSEADDIFTSGMRMMAFIGFVMIAASGFAAVIRATGAIDPLVSGASGIMGDSQFVAALVMLLVGLVITLGIGSSFSTIPIIAAIFVPLCIQYGFSVEATIAIIGTAGALGDAGSPASDSTLGPTSGLNADGQHDHLRETVWPTFLHYNIPLIVFGLIAAMVL
- a CDS encoding glutamate synthase subunit beta; protein product: MRHKFIDIPRQTLPERSVLERIHDYNEYASRMEDEPIVKQAERCMDCGTPFCHVGDMIGQETIGCPIHNLIPEWNKLVSDQDWYRAYERLMETNNFPEFTGRVCPAPCEGSCTLGISEDPVAIKSIERTIIDRAFEEGWVKPRHVKKRTGHRVAIIGSGPAGLAAADQLNQLGHAVTIYEKADEAGGLLFYGIPNMKLEKDVVRRRVRLLEAEGIRFKTGFNVGTDVTIESLRHTYDAVILATGAQKQRTLGIDGDDATGVEPAMDYLTEATRTLGGKSLDARYDANGKDVIVIGGGDTGADCVATAIRQGAKSVTQFGKHPEKGMFRAPEKPWPLQPDTLSTDYAYAEAIEHFDRDPRTYLIRSNRVIKEGDRIVGIETERMEKIVKPDGQATFFVVDGSVETYPADLVLVAIGFERPERELRKVGIEANHDYTSNVEGVFVAGDARRGQSLIVWAIREGREVADTVDGYLNTCQQQLKTSS